The following proteins come from a genomic window of Trifolium pratense cultivar HEN17-A07 linkage group LG4, ARS_RC_1.1, whole genome shotgun sequence:
- the LOC123923387 gene encoding patellin-6-like: MQRFHLGISQNQNLMMNSSSSPLSLQPQKSPFQDPLEDSSPKQTKKTLLSSLMGSSNNNNNSSSTLRTPSFEEDNYFVTLLKSSEKKALQDLKKSLLEATSNGVEVGVSMWGIPLLGGDDRADVILLKFLRARDFRVNEALNMIIKCLAWRKEFNADTIVEEDLSQFKELEGVIAYMQSYDKEGHPVCYNAYGLFRDKEMYERIFGDEEKLKMFLRWRVQVLERGIRLLHFKPGGVNSLIQVTDLKDMPKRELRVASNHIMSLFQDNYPEMVARKIFINVPWYFSMLYSMFSPFLTQRTKSKFVISKEGNAAETLYKFIRPEDIPVQYGGLNVPSDLQNGPPKPASEFTVKGGEKVNIQIEGIEGGATITWDIVVGGWDLEYSVEFVPNAEGSYTIAVSKPKKIGASELAIHNSFTSKESGKMILSVDNTASRKKKVAAYRYVVRKCATT; encoded by the exons ATGCAAAGATTCCATCTTGGTATCTCTCAAAATCAAAACTTGATGATGAATTCTTCTTCATCTCCTCTTTCTCTTCAACCCCAAAAATCACCTTTTCAAGACCCACTTGAAGATTCCTCaccaaaacaaaccaaaaaaaccTTACTTTCTTCTCTAATGGGTAGTagtaacaacaataacaactcTTCTTCAACTCTTAGAACACCTTCTTTTGAAGAAGATAACTACTTTGTCACTCTTCTCAAATCCTCAGAGAAAAAAGCACTTCAAGACCTCAAAAAAAGCCTCCTTGAAGCAACTTCTAATGGAGTTGAAGTTGGTGTTTCCATGTGGGGTATTCCTCTTCTTGGTGGTGATGACAGAGCTGATGTAATCCTCTTGAAATTTTTAAGAGCAAGAGATTTCAGAGTTAATGAAGCACTAAACATGATTATAAAGTGTTTAGCTTGGAGAAAAGAGTTTAATGCTGACACAATAGTTGAAGAAGATTTGAGTCAATTCAAAGAGCTTGAAGGTGTTATAGCTTATATGCAAAGCTATGACAAAGAGGGTCACCCTGTTTGCTACAATGCTTATGGTTTGTTTAGAGATAAAGAAATGTATGAGAGAATTTTTGGTGATGAAGAAAAGCTTAAGATGTTTCTTAGATGGAGAGTTCAAGTTCTTGAAAGAGGTATTAGGCTTCTTCATTTTAAGCCTGGTGGTGTTAATTCTCTTATTCAAGTTACTGATCTTAAGGATATGCCTAAAAGAGAATTAAGGGTTGCTTCTAACCATATCATGTCACTCTTTCAAGATAACTACCCTGAAATGGTTGCTAGAAAG ATTTTCATCAATGTGCCATGGTACTTCAGTATGTTGTATTCAATGTTTAGTCCATTTTTGACACAAAGGACTAAGAGCAAGTTTGTGATCTCAAAGGAAGGAAATGCTGCTGAGACACTCTACAA ATTCATTAGACCTGAGGATATTCCTGTTCAGTATGGAGGGCTGAATGTTCCAAGTGATTTGCAAAATGGTCCCCCAAAACCTGCTTCTGAATTCACTGTCAAAGGAGGGGAGAAAGTGAATATACAAATAGAAGGAATTGAG GGAGGTGCAACTATCACTTGGGACATTGTTGTGGGAGGTTGGGACTTAGAATACAGTGTTGAGTTTGTCCCAAATGCTGAAGGAAGCTACACTATAGCAGTTTCAAAGCCAAAAAAGATCGGAGCCTCAGAACTAGCAATTCACAACTCATTCACATCAAAAGAATCGGGCAAAATGATACTCTCGGTCGACAACACTGCCTCCAGGAAGAAAAAAGTCGCTGCTTATCGTTATGTTGTCCGCAAATGTGCCACCACTTGA